TCTAGTCACTGAGCAGTGCAGAGAGCATAGCAGAGAACAGACAAGTGCAGAAAGCATTGCAGATTACATGTGGTTGGTAAAATTGATTGCTGCAAAATTGTCagagaaataaataaatgaataaataaatgattttacGTTGCTGATTTCCTGAAGATGACAgtgtgacttaaccacttcagctccggaagattttacccccttcctgaccagagcactttttacaatttggcactgcgttgctttaactgacaattgcgcggtcatgcaatgctatacccaaacaaagtttgcgtccttttttcccacaaatagagctttcttttggtggtatttgatcaccactacttttttcatttattgcgctataaacaaaaaaactttttgaaaaaagacaatattttttactttttgctataataaatatccccaaaaaatgttttaaaaaacaaatctcttcatcaGTTTGTGTCAATATATATTGGCttctttatggcattttttttttactagtaatggttgtgatctgcgatttttagtggtactgcaacattgcaacggacagattggacacttttgacacatttttaggaccattgacctTTATAGAGCAATCAgtactataaatatgcactgattactgtgtaaatgtcactggtagggaaggggttaacactagggggcgatcaaggggttaaatgtgtgttccttcagtgtgttctaactgtatggggataggactgactaggggaggagacctattgttgttcctactttgtaggaacaaacgataggtctcctctcccctgacggaacagggatttgtgtgtttacacacacaaatccccgtgctggctctcatgcacgcgatcgcgcgtggccggcggctcttaaagggctctctggcggctcttaaaggggacgccgtacccgtacggggttttgcgcagccgtgtcattctgccacagtatatctgcctaAGGCGGTTGCTAGCGGTTAAAGTAAAAACAGTTTCTGCTGTGTGCCTACAGATGAAACATGCATGTGCTTAAGTGTTTACAGAATGCAATTTCTGCAgtgctttcatttgttttatggGCAAACTGTTTAATGTCCATGTGAAATTATTTGAGTGTGGTTGTTCAGCAAAAAAAGGTATaacttaaactccaaactttctgcattaaCTGATGGCTAACATGGAATAATACTCTACTACTGCCAGAGGATATGTAATTTGTCCAGCCAGTCCTGATATTTAGACAGCCCTACAAGGTAACACAGCCAGGCcgctgacctatttttttttttttgctgcagttaaAGTGTTAGTGTTAGTTCACTTTTCTCTGCAAAAAAATTAGGATGAActaacactgtacaccctcccTACCCACCACCCGGCCCCTGCTGTACTTAGCTGTAGGGATGCTGAGCTGTCAATACCCACACAGCCGGTCCAgaggtctggggatttgaaatccctgctcttctccctcttctctgtacAGCACTTCCAGGATGGACCAGAGCGATTTTAGTTGGTCAGCACCTGCACAGTAAATCACATCTGTCACAGAAGTATCAGCATCTCCAGACGTAAGTGCAGCAGGGGGTGAGGAGGGCGAATAGAGTTAGTTCATCTTTTTCAGAACCCTGCCCTAGACTGCGAGGTCATCTTTCTTCTTTACTTTTCTCGGCTTGCAAAGCGCAAAAAAGGGAGCGCTGTCAATTACACTCAGTGAgtaggggcggggccaaaccacgctctgtgtgtctcatagacacacacacacacaagtggctcgggagtgagcacacatgagtgcccccagagcaagcagcttactgtgggggcactcagcaggggggaggtgcCAGTAGCGCCTGCAGGGGACaccgagaagaggatctgggctgctctgtgcaaaaccactgcacaaagtaggtaagtataacatgtttgttattttttaaaaaaattaatctttacaaacactttaatatctATGCATCTAGAAAGACATTTCATGTTTTTACATTAAGTGTTTTTTTTACTATCTGCAGAAAGTTCAACATATTTCAGCTCAGAATTTTCCACAATAAGGTTACCACAATGTTTTAGGAACATTTCTGCTACAACATTTCAGCTTCTAAAATGACGTGGCAACCATTTATCTCTTCCTTGTTCCTCATGCCAAGCTGCATCACAGACTGCAATACCTACTTCTCTATTTAAGTCAGCGAATCACAATAGTCTGGCAAAGGAGGAAGTTTTACATATCTGAAAACCAGTTTGTTTTGTCACGACTACCTACAAACAAAGCTCCTCAGATTATTTTAAACATTCATCACTTTACTGCAGACATAGTTCTCTGTAACCATTACTTATGGTTTCATACTTTAGAAGATGTCAGAAGATGATAGAAAGAAACACAAAGATTCAACATTTCTTTGCAACCTATTTAGAATACATTCACAGTGAAATTTAGGCTTTAGTTTTCTTTAGACTATGGAAAATCTAGGCTAGTTGATTACGTGTTAAACTTGGCTACAAAAGAAGCTCCGAATTCTAGCTGGTGTTCAATCATCTGAAGAAGACCTCTTATTTCAAAAGGTAAACAATTTCAAGTTCATAAAAATGAGGACATGGATTGAGCCAGTGGTAGCTGGATCCCAGTTAGCTGGCTGCTTTTATGATACTGGTTTACTTTTGGTGGTAAAAAATTACTACAACCAGACAAACACACTATCGAACAGTTCCAGCGAAGATGTACTACAGAAGTCCATCTCTAATTTCTACATCATATACAACCTCATCATCAGACTGACCCCTCTGCCTTCTGCCTACATTCTGGCAAAAATAGGAGATACAGGGAAACGAAAGATAACACTTTGTGTTCCACTTGTTGGGTTTTTTATATCCAGTTTATGTCTTCTCTTTGTAACTCTCTGGGACTTGCCCATAAAAGTCATGTTTGGCCCAGCTGTTTTCAATGGCTTGTGTGGTTGGTTCATAGCTTACTGGTCATCGGTTATGGCATGGGCTTCACTGGATTCCTCCACTATGAGAAGGTCTCTCAGACTTGTTATCACAGAGTGCACGTTTGGCTTGGCTGGATTCATTGGAAGCCTAATTTCCGGCCATATATTTATTTACCAAGTTGATAATCACCCAGGGATAATTTTGATGTGCTGCAGCCTTGCAAGTTATGCGTTTTGTCACttgtatatcatttttattttgaaGACTCCTCATTGTGAGATTATTAAAAAAGAGGAGATTATCTCTGAAAGCGCTGTAGACCAAGCTGAAGACCAAGCAGTTCCTCAAGAAGTTCCTACAGAACGCAGCAGACTAATTAATTCTTCCAAAGAGATTGCATCGCTCAAGAAAACATATGTATTTTCCTCTAAAGTTACTATTTTTCTCCTGTTTTTGAGTGCTACCTTATATAATTCTGCAGTCAATGGTGCTgaagatgtgatcaatttttttatgcTAAAGAAACCACTGAGCTGGGGCCCAGTAGAAGTTGGCTATGGAAATGCTGCGGCCTACATGATCTTTGTTACCAGTTTTCTTGGTGTTTTTGTTTTCTCTAGATGTTT
This window of the Aquarana catesbeiana isolate 2022-GZ linkage group LG01, ASM4218655v1, whole genome shotgun sequence genome carries:
- the LOC141102387 gene encoding solute carrier family 46 member 2-like isoform X3 is translated as MRTWIEPVVAGSQLAGCFYDTGLLLVVKNYYNQTNTLSNSSSEDVLQKSISNFYIIYNLIIRLTPLPSAYILAKIGDTGKRKITLCVPLVGFFISSLCLLFVTLWDLPIKVMFGPAVFNGLCGWFIAYWSSVMAWASLDSSTMRRSLRLVITECTFGLAGFIGSLISGHIFIYQVDNHPGIILMCCSLASYAFCHLYIIFILKTPHCEIIKKEEIISESAVDQAEDQAVPQEVPTERSRLINSSKEIASLKKTYVFSSKVTIFLLFLSATLYNSAVNGAEDVINFFMLKKPLSWGPVEVGYGNAAAYMIFVTSFLGVFVFSRCLQDLSLVIFGMFSFLAGILIMAFVRWTYLYYIARLAMMFSLIPMPTIRAILSKLTKESSYAL
- the LOC141102387 gene encoding solute carrier family 46 member 2-like isoform X1, which translates into the protein MRTWIEPVVAGSQLAGCFYDTGLLLVVKNYYNQTNTLSNSSSEDVLQKSISNFYIIYNLIIRLTPLPSAYILAKIGDTGKRKITLCVPLVGFFISSLCLLFVTLWDLPIKVMFGPAVFNGLCGWFIAYWSSVMAWASLDSSTMRRSLRLVITECTFGLAGFIGSLISGHIFIYQVDNHPGIILMCCSLASYAFCHLYIIFILKTPHCEIIKKEEIISESAVDQAEDQAVPQEVPTERSRLINSSKEIASLKKTYVFSSKVTIFLLFLSATLYNSAVNGAEDVINFFMLKKPLSWGPVEVGYGNAAAYMIFVTSFLGVFVFSRCLQDLSLVIFGMFSFLAGILIMAFVRWTYLYYIARLAMMFSLIPMPTIRAILSKLTKESSYGKVFAVLQIIIGVVSVATSTAYIAIYQVTLDWFSGFSFIVISIVAFISFIPISFIAWQTYARKESPATQG
- the LOC141102387 gene encoding solute carrier family 46 member 2-like isoform X2; the protein is MRTWIEPVVAGSQLAGCFYDTGLLLVVKNYYNQTNTLSNSSSEDVLQKSISNFYIIYNLIIRLTPLPSAYILAKIGDTGKRKITLCVPLVGFFISSLCLLFVTLWDLPIKVMFGPAVFNGLCGWFIAYWSSVMAWASLDSSTMRRSLRLVITECTFGLAGFIGSLISGHIFIYQVDNHPGIILMCCSLASYAFCHLYIIFILKTPHCEIIKKEEIISESAVDQAEDQAVPQEVPTERSRLINSSKEIASLKKTYVFSSKVTIFLLFLSATLYNSAVNGAEDVINFFMLKKPLSWGPVEVGYGNAAAYMIFVTSFLGVFVFSRCLQDLSLVIFGMFSFLAGILIMAFVRWTYLYYIGKVFAVLQIIIGVVSVATSTAYIAIYQVTLDWFSGFSFIVISIVAFISFIPISFIAWQTYARKESPATQG